From a single Pseudobutyrivibrio xylanivorans genomic region:
- the glf gene encoding UDP-galactopyranose mutase: MYDYLVVGSGLFGAVFARQATDAGKKVLVIDKRPNIAGNIYTEKQEGIHVHKYGAHIFHTNMKHVWDYVTKFATFNRFTNSPVANYKGELYSLPFNMYTFNKMWGVVTPEEAAAKIEEQRKEAGITEPKNLEEQAISLVGTDIYEKLIKGYTQKQWGRPCTELPAFIIKRLPVRLTFDNNYFNALYQGIPIGGYTKMVENMLDGIEVRLNTDYLENKAELDALAEKVVYTGPIDAYFDFKLGTLEYRSVRFENETLDKPNFQGNAAVNYTDAETPWTRIIEHKWFEFGKDDEGNDIPKTIISREYSSEWKPGDEPYYPVNDEKNGKLYEQYKELAEKEDKVLFGGRLGEYKYYDMDAVIDSALRFAEKEL, encoded by the coding sequence ATGTACGATTATTTAGTAGTAGGATCTGGACTTTTTGGTGCAGTGTTTGCACGTCAGGCTACAGATGCTGGCAAAAAGGTTCTCGTTATCGACAAGAGACCTAATATCGCAGGAAATATATATACAGAAAAGCAGGAAGGTATTCATGTGCACAAATATGGTGCACATATCTTCCATACAAATATGAAGCATGTATGGGATTATGTAACTAAGTTTGCAACTTTTAATCGCTTCACAAATTCACCAGTTGCAAATTATAAGGGCGAGCTTTATTCACTCCCATTTAATATGTATACCTTCAACAAGATGTGGGGAGTTGTAACTCCAGAAGAGGCTGCAGCAAAGATTGAGGAGCAGAGAAAAGAGGCTGGTATCACAGAACCTAAGAACCTTGAGGAGCAGGCAATCTCACTTGTTGGAACAGATATCTATGAGAAGCTTATCAAAGGCTATACACAGAAGCAGTGGGGCCGTCCTTGTACAGAGCTTCCAGCATTCATCATTAAGAGACTTCCAGTGAGACTTACTTTTGATAACAACTACTTCAATGCTCTTTATCAGGGTATTCCAATAGGTGGTTACACAAAGATGGTTGAGAACATGCTTGATGGTATTGAGGTACGTCTTAATACAGATTATCTTGAGAACAAGGCTGAGCTTGATGCCCTCGCAGAGAAGGTAGTTTACACTGGTCCTATTGATGCATACTTTGATTTCAAGCTTGGTACTCTTGAGTATCGTTCAGTTAGATTTGAGAACGAGACACTTGATAAGCCAAACTTTCAGGGAAATGCTGCTGTTAACTATACAGATGCAGAGACTCCATGGACTAGAATCATTGAGCACAAGTGGTTTGAGTTTGGTAAGGATGATGAAGGAAATGATATTCCTAAGACTATCATCAGCCGTGAGTACAGCTCAGAATGGAAGCCTGGCGATGAGCCATACTATCCAGTAAATGATGAAAAGAATGGAAAGCTATACGAGCAGTACAAAGAGCTTGCTGAGAAAGAAGACAAGGTTCTCTTTGGTGGACGTCTTGGCGAGTACAAGTATTACGATATGGATGCTGTGATTGATTCAGCATTAAGATTTGCAGAGAAAGAATTATAG
- a CDS encoding HAD family hydrolase, translating into MRLKLYIFLVNKYPGIKSKYHAMHDNSTGIKKFLSYLYLLWLNFAYYILHMHFLGEDDKAKTYEYKNVEYKKSEMELFKKEFPDISVDKFVEKLSKYDVVSFDIFDTLIFRPLSEPADLFYLIGCRLDFLNFKDLRARAEYEARLIRAERLRKQKKKFVDYEVDIDDIWNRMHDITGLDAARGKAIEEELEFDICYANPFMKQVFTRLQEMGKTIVITSDMYLTKDFLVKMLEKNGYAGYENIFVSNEYHKSKSDGRLYDVVKKKMGEDLRYIHVGDNTHSDIAMAKAHGFDTLYYPNVNRKTLLFRSYDMSPIIGGAYRGIVNNRIYSGADEKSTSMEYEYGYIYGGLFVMGYCSYIHEYAKLHNIDKLLFLSRDGDTIKQVYEMMYPDESDSGRTEYAYWSRKAATVLTFELDKSDYFRRFLYHKVNQKYKLSEILSSMELTDLADKVEGYTIANTKVDLIGAEGRKIKLHLEDELTTKNVEILRVCLEENANRIVSLYQQRDKAAKRYYEKMLAGCDKALLVDIGWAGSGAIAIRRLCNEKWNIPCEILGMIAGTNTVHNAEPYQTETFLQTGVMSAYLYSQSFNRDLLKKHDPSKDYNVFWELILASPTRQFKGFKLLDNGAVGYDFGNYDDNLDGIKETQQGIFDFCKEYMDAFGSPADGDYKHLYNISGRDAYAPILAASGNKEKYLKTIRDKFKLEPNVV; encoded by the coding sequence ATGAGATTAAAGTTATACATATTCCTGGTAAATAAATATCCAGGAATTAAGTCGAAGTATCATGCTATGCATGACAATTCGACTGGAATTAAGAAGTTTTTATCATACCTTTACTTATTATGGCTTAATTTTGCCTACTATATTTTGCATATGCATTTTCTTGGTGAGGATGACAAGGCCAAGACTTATGAATACAAGAATGTGGAATATAAGAAATCGGAGATGGAGCTTTTTAAAAAAGAATTCCCAGATATTTCTGTGGATAAATTCGTTGAAAAGCTTTCAAAGTATGATGTTGTCTCCTTTGATATATTTGACACTTTGATTTTCAGACCGTTATCTGAGCCAGCTGATTTGTTTTATTTGATTGGCTGTCGTTTGGATTTCTTGAACTTTAAGGATCTTAGAGCACGTGCTGAGTATGAGGCTCGATTAATTAGAGCCGAAAGACTTAGAAAACAAAAGAAGAAATTCGTTGACTACGAAGTAGATATTGACGACATCTGGAACCGTATGCATGACATCACCGGTTTGGATGCAGCCAGAGGAAAGGCTATCGAAGAGGAATTAGAGTTTGACATATGCTATGCTAATCCATTTATGAAGCAGGTATTTACCCGCCTTCAGGAAATGGGAAAGACTATTGTCATAACTTCTGATATGTATCTTACTAAGGATTTTCTCGTAAAGATGCTGGAAAAGAATGGCTACGCAGGCTACGAGAATATTTTCGTTTCTAATGAATATCATAAGAGTAAGAGCGATGGTCGTCTCTATGATGTAGTTAAGAAAAAGATGGGCGAAGACCTCCGCTATATACATGTGGGTGACAATACGCATAGTGATATTGCAATGGCAAAGGCCCATGGTTTCGATACACTATACTATCCAAATGTAAATAGGAAAACATTACTGTTCAGATCCTATGATATGTCTCCTATTATTGGTGGAGCATATCGTGGTATTGTAAACAACCGTATTTATTCAGGCGCAGACGAGAAGTCTACTTCTATGGAGTATGAGTACGGTTATATTTACGGTGGTCTTTTCGTGATGGGTTATTGTTCGTATATTCACGAATATGCAAAGCTTCATAATATTGATAAGCTGCTTTTCCTATCGCGTGACGGAGATACTATCAAGCAGGTATACGAGATGATGTATCCTGACGAGAGTGATAGTGGCAGAACAGAATATGCATACTGGTCTAGAAAAGCTGCGACTGTCCTTACCTTCGAGCTAGACAAAAGCGATTATTTTAGACGATTCCTTTATCATAAGGTTAACCAGAAGTATAAGCTTTCAGAGATTCTGTCATCAATGGAGCTAACAGACCTTGCAGACAAGGTGGAGGGCTACACCATTGCCAACACAAAGGTGGATTTGATTGGCGCAGAAGGACGAAAGATAAAGCTTCATTTAGAGGATGAGCTTACTACGAAGAATGTGGAGATTCTCAGAGTATGCTTAGAGGAGAATGCTAACAGAATAGTATCCCTCTATCAGCAGCGAGACAAAGCGGCAAAGCGTTACTATGAGAAGATGCTTGCAGGCTGTGACAAGGCTCTCCTTGTGGATATTGGCTGGGCAGGAAGTGGCGCCATAGCTATACGCAGATTATGTAATGAAAAGTGGAACATTCCATGCGAAATCCTTGGAATGATTGCAGGTACAAACACTGTTCATAATGCGGAGCCATATCAGACAGAGACATTCCTTCAGACCGGAGTTATGTCTGCATATCTGTACTCTCAGAGCTTCAACCGTGATCTGCTTAAAAAGCATGATCCATCCAAGGACTACAATGTTTTCTGGGAGCTGATTCTTGCCTCTCCAACCAGACAGTTCAAGGGATTTAAACTTTTAGATAATGGAGCTGTAGGGTACGACTTCGGTAACTACGATGACAATCTTGATGGAATCAAAGAAACACA
- a CDS encoding Rpn family recombination-promoting nuclease/putative transposase — translation MQEVDATSLINIPLTGSKKSITVQKIRDVIKSAIVMRGNSNYFVLLGIENQSDVHYAMPVRTMLYNALTYAEQVESIAKERRTEAIQDASTFLSGFTKEDRLIPVVTVTIYWGINSWDGPTTLKEMMASMDEKIASFVDDCNINFQL, via the coding sequence TTGCAAGAAGTCGATGCAACCAGTCTGATTAACATACCGCTAACCGGAAGTAAAAAATCAATCACAGTTCAAAAGATTCGTGATGTCATTAAATCTGCAATCGTAATGAGGGGCAATTCGAATTATTTTGTGTTGCTTGGAATTGAGAATCAAAGCGATGTTCATTATGCGATGCCTGTTAGGACAATGCTTTACAATGCGCTTACTTATGCTGAACAGGTAGAGTCAATAGCAAAAGAAAGAAGAACAGAAGCAATTCAAGACGCTAGTACATTTTTATCTGGATTTACTAAAGAGGATAGACTTATACCAGTTGTTACTGTTACAATTTATTGGGGTATTAATTCATGGGATGGTCCAACTACTCTTAAAGAGATGATGGCTTCAATGGATGAGAAAATAGCTTCATTTGTGGATGATTGTAATATTAATTTTCAATTATAG